A genomic segment from Fusarium keratoplasticum isolate Fu6.1 chromosome 10, whole genome shotgun sequence encodes:
- a CDS encoding Zn(2)-C6 fungal-type domain-containing protein, translating to MSKRTWSETDNGTAGAEQQFPPQISRKVKACTACRRHKIKCLIDESGPPCRRCAEKNLSCVLGKSLQTILDEKSQFSQDVLQDLEQMHGFLKQVAGKLDLELPALRSSAGAELPKEDSPGHSIPSNKGHHVPSRDNSPKLMPEDEGLPYVPIHSLYALTKLRALRSPDDVDSQHSQGIDDFITRRSISLADAERLFSFYRKRLNPYIYLIGCPYESLQELRQKSQFLLVAILTVASLHDSTADSLYPICSSEFRRLIEMTIFERRLDRDYLRALCIGSYWLSDVSWMLSGHAIRRAAEFDFHNSYDRAIEDSSAEDADCARIWYILYVCDQQLATLYGRPSIVQEDAATQSVINFLHCPVANEEDRRLLSQVASVSILRSIRELFSINKGKPIPRMHLNHITHFRKQLDQWFDFWTKQVQEQWPGIGGFPRKGIILHYNFVQLYLYSHVFRGLSKNDPVPHYFLDCALNAISTATTIIDKFINDPDVALGIVGMPSYVHSMTAFASMFLTKVATKYDDLIEKEKVYDLITGLVQQFRSQPAGKWHLANLMISGLERMAQTLKPVVPGEAGIGTGLEMDPSMDTTGQMPGVDNLFSDLAGDFFFNYDMSFGLSGPS from the exons ATGTCGAAGCGAACTTGGTCAGAGACTGACAACGGAACCGCCGGAGCTGAGCAGCAGTTTCCTCCGCAGATCTCGAGAAAGGTCAAGGCCTGCACGGCTTGCCGGAGACACAAG ATAAAATGCTTGATTGACGAGAGTGGCCCGCCATGTCGACGTTGCGCGGAAAAGAACTTGAGTTGTGTCCTGGGCAAGAGTCTTCAGACCATCCTGGATGAGAAGTCTCA GTTCTCTCAGGATGTGCTACAAGATCTTGAACAGATGCATGGCTTTCTCAAGCAAGTCGCCGGAAAACTTGACCTCGAATTACCAGCTCTCCGCTCATCCGCTGGTGCGGAACTCCCTAAAGAGGACTCTCCCGGTCACTCAATACCCTCCAACAAGGGTCATCACGTTCCATCCCGCGATAACTCGCCCAAGCTAATGCCGGAAGATGAGGGCCTCCCTTATGTGCCCATCCACTCTCTCTATGCTCTCACAAAACTACGAGCTCTTCGATCTCCCGACGATGTCGACTCACAACACAGCCAAGGCATAGACGATTTCATCACGAGACGCTCCATCTCTTTGGCTGATGCAGAAAGACTATTCAGCTTCTACCGGAAACGCCTAAATCCATACATCTACCTCATCGGCTGCCCCTACGAGTCATTACAAGAGCTAAGACAAAAAAGCCAGTTCTTACTTGTAGCCATTCTCACAGTTGCTTCTCTGCACGACTCAACAGCCGACTCCCTGTATCCCATCTGCAGCTCCGAGTTTCGAAGGCTCATAGAGATGACAATCTTTGAGAGACGACTAGACCGTGACTACCTGCGAGCTCTCTGTATTGGTTCCTACTGGCTGAGTGATGTATCGTGGATGCTTTCTGGGCATGCGATCCGTCGAGCTGCTGAATTTGATTTTCACAATAGCTACGACAGAGCCATCGAGGATTCAAGTGCCGAAGACGCTGACTGCGCGAGGATATGGTACATTCTCTATGTCTGCGACCAACAACTAGCAACCTTGTATGGCCGACCATCAATCGTGCAAGAAGATGCTGCAACACAGAGCGTGATCAACTTTCTCCACTGTCCAGTCGCGAATGAAGAGGACCGGCGACTTCTCAGCCAAGTTGCGTCAGTCAGTATTCTCAGGAGTATCAGGGAGTTGTTCAGCATCAACAAGGGCAAGCCAATACCGAGGATGCATCTAAATCACATCACCCACTTTCGAAAGCAGCTTGACCAGTGGTTCGACTTTTGGACGAAACAGGTTCAAG AGCAATGGCCTGGCATCGGAGGCTTCCCCCGCAAaggcatcatcctccactACAACTTTGTTCAGCTCTACCTCTACTCCCACGTCTTTCGCGGCTTGTCCAAGAACGACCCTGTTCCGCACTACTTTCTCGATTGTGCCCTCAACGCTATTTCGACTGCGACAACAATCATTGACAAGTTCATAAACGACCCTGATGTTGCACTGGGCATCGTCGGCATGCCCTCATACGTCCACTCCATGACGGCTTTCGCTTCCATGTTTCTCACCAAAGTCGCAACCAAATACGACGATCTGATTGAGAAAGAAAAAGTGTACGATCTAATCACAGGCCTTGTACAACAGTTTCGGTCACAACCAGCAGGAAAATGGCATCTAGCCAACCTAATGATCAGCGGCCTAGAGAGGATGGCGCAAACGCTGAAGCCTGTTGTTCCGGGGGAGGCAGGGATAGGGACAGGTCTTGAAATGGATCCGAGCATGGACACGACAGGTCAGATGCCCGGCGTGGATAACCTCTTTTCTGATTTGGCGGGCGATTTCTTTTTCAACTATGACATGAGCTTTGGTCTTTCTGGCCCATCATAA
- a CDS encoding Letm1 RBD domain-containing protein, producing MSASSNVARRAVARNPLLGNARALSRGVSPAVLGRHVSRHAKVPAIAILIPLRSMGTEHHRPDGPLSGPPPGFNAEMAKKPLPKDPSTTVAKKEEKKLDAQPKESAVAKPAEASAEATKADVVATKEGVMEKSDAAKKDQEEKKLTMWQKVKKEAQHYWDGSKLLGTEIKISWRLALKMAAGYELTRRENKQLQRTVQDLGRLVPFSVFIIVPLGEALLPLALKLFPNMLPSTFEGPKSKEAKATLLRSTRKEVSTFLRQTLGETGLPVSQATTQREEFSNFFRKVRATGEAPTAEDVIKVCKVFRDDLTLDNLSRPQLVSMCRYMNLNTFGTDMMLRYQIRHRMRQIKRDDKAISFEGIDSLTVAELQGACAARGIRTHSVSPARMRSDLQTWLDLRLREGVPSTLLVLSNAYMYGQGSGEGSSQIEALVGVLSAIPEELYHEIELEVHTAEGAATNKQRLEVIKEQQDLIEDEAEQDHASTSSGFATPRDVDDIDEKEERQALAEAEGLGKKQVGEMVDAEKELNKAAETAEMVEAEIKASAGAAKQEQK from the exons ATGAGCGCTTCCTCCAACGTCGCTCGCAGGGCCGTTGCCCGGAACCCCTTGTTGGGTAATG CCAGGGCTCTCTCTCGCGGTGTTTCTCCCGCCGTTCTCGGCCGCCATGTCAGCCGCCATGCTAAGGTTCCGGCCATTGCCATCTTGATCCCGCTCCGATCAATGGGCACCGAGCACCATCGCCCCGACGGACCCCTATCCGGCCCGCCCCCTGGATTCAACGCCGAGATGGCTAAGAAGCCTCTCCCGAAGGATCCCAGCACTACagtcgccaagaaggaggagaagaagcttgatgCTCAGCCCAAGGAGTCCGCGGTTGCGAAGCCCGCTGAAGCTTCAGCCGAGGCGACCAAGGCAGACGTTGTTGCAACCAAGGAGGGTGTCATGGAGAAGTCAgatgccgccaagaaggaccaggaggagaagaagttgaccATGTGGcaaaaggtcaagaaggaggcccAACACTACTGGGACGGATCCAAGCTGCTCGGCACCGAGATCAAAATCAGCTGGCGATTGGCCCTCAAGATGGCCGCTGGATATGAGCTCACCCGTCGCGAGAACAAGCAGCTGCAGCGAACAGTCCAGGACCTGGGTCGGTTAGTGCCCTTTTCCGTCTTCATTATCGTCCCTCTCGGTGAGGCGCTTCTGCCCCTCGCCCTTAAACTCTTCCCCAACATGCTCCCCAGCACGTTCGAGGgccccaagtccaaggaggccaaggccactCTTTTGCGATCGACACGAAAGGAAGTCAGCACTTTCCTCCGACAGACACTCGGGGAGACGGGTCTGCCTGTGAGCCAGGCTACAACACAAAGAGAAGAGTTTTCCAACTTTTTCCGCAAGGTGCGGGCCACCGGCGAGGCTCCCACTGCCGAGGATGTCATCAAGGTCTGCAAGGTGTTCCGGGATGATTTGACCCTCGACAACTTGTCACGACCCCAGCTCGTTTCCATGTGCCGATACATGAACCTCAACACATTCGGAACCGACATGATGCTCCGATACCAGATCCGTCACCGTATGCGACAGATCAAGCGAgacgacaaggccatcagcTTTGAGGGCATTGACAGCCTGACCGTGGCCGAGCTCCAAGGCGCTTGCGCTGCCCGAGGTATCCGAACACACAGCGTTTCCCCCGCCCGGATGCGAAGCGATCTCCAGACCTGGCTCGACCTCCGACTTCGGGAGGGCGTTCCCTCAACACTGCTCGTGCTGAGCAATGCCTACATGTACGGTCAGGGTTCGGGTGAGGGCTCCAGCCAGATTGAGGCCCTCGTCGGTGTCCTGTCGGCCATCCCCGAGGAGCTTTACCACGAGATTGAGCTTGAGGTGCACACCGCTGAGGGTGCGGCTACCAACAAGCAGCGACTCGAGGTTatcaaggagcagcaggatcttattgaggatgaggccgAGCAAGACCACGCCAGCACAAGCTCTGGCTTTGCCACGCCCCGAGATGTTGATGACAtcgatgagaaggaggagagacaAGCTCTtgctgaggccgagggccTAGGTAAGAAGCAAGTCGGTGAGATGGTTGATGCAGAGAAGGAGCTGaacaaggctgctgagacggccgagatggtggaggCTGAGATCAAAGCGAGCGCTGGCGCGGCGAAGCAGGAGCAGAAGTGA
- a CDS encoding Glycoside hydrolase family 3 — MWSHLVLLGGISLALSSPVARQDANPPPYRNTSLCLDKRVDDLLSRMSLEEKAGQMFHARTQVVNNTFDETIEGYVKDKRITHYVLSGGVNDARAVANWYNKLQKLAQDTSLGIPITISSDPQHGWTDDAAVSVVANGFSRWTEPLGIAALRSPQLARTFAEIAREEYVSVGIRQALHPQVDLSTEPRWGRIGGTLGEDANLTSALLVEYIKGFQGEKIGPHSVITTTKHFPGGGPMEDGEDSHFPWGKNQTYPGNNQAYHLIPFKAAIAAGTRQMMPYYSRPIGTSWEEVAFGFNKGVVTDLLKNQLGFEGIVVTDWGIVTDRAWGLEDKTELERARRVIEAGCDIFGGETKPELVIELVKKGLVTEARIDESVRKLMKEKFELGLFDNPFVDADNAARVAGNPYFSRLGNETQRRAFTLLTNQNDILPLPLSALEAKFYIEGIEPEALESRNLKVVDKPEDADYAFLRLVSPYKPTTGTGLAAMINNGTLEFNSTEKARQAKIYETVPTVVDIRLNRPAAVPEIAEKAAALFGNYGSSHDAFLDVVFGVDGWAPEGQLPFDLPRSDAAAEAAFEDVPFDTLNPVFRFGHGLRYKEECKAAGA; from the exons ATGTGGTCTCATCTAGTTCTTCTCGGAGGCATCTCACTGGCTCTTAGTAGCCCAGTTGCTCGTCAAGATGCGAACCCTCCCCCTTATCGAAACACATCTCTCTGCTTAGACAAGCGTGTGGATGATCTCCTCTCCCGCATGTCCCTTGAGGAAAAGGCAGGACAGATGTTCCATGCCCGTACTCAGGTTGTCAACAACACATTCGACGAAACCATTGAGGGTTATGTCAAGGACAAGCGCATAACTCACTACGTCTTGAGTGGAGGTGTCAACGACGCTCGCGCTGTGGCAAACTGGTACAACAAGCTCCAGAAGCTAGCCCAAGATACATCTCTGGGCATCCCTATCACCATCTCTTCTGATCCCCAGCACGGTTGGACGGACGATGCCGCAGTGTCAGTTGTAGCCAACGGCTTCTCTCGTTGGACCGAACCTCTTGGCATTGCTGCCCTGCGGTCCCCTCAGTTGGCTCGCACATTTGCTGAGATTGCTCGGGAGGAGTACGTTTCCGTGGGAATCCGCCAGGCTCTTCATCCCCAGGTGGATCTTTCGACTGAGCCTCGATGGGGTCGAATTGGTGGTACCCTGGGCGAGGACGCCAACCTGACAAGTGCCCTGCTTGTTGAATACATCAAGGGCTTTCAGGGCGAGAAGATTGGACCTCACTCGGTCATTACAACAACAAAGCACTTCCCCGGTGGTGGTCccatggaggatggagaggactCTCACTTTCCTTGG GGCAAAAACCAGACGTACCCTGGTAACAACCAGGCTTATCACTTGATCCCCTTCAAGGCGGCAATTGCTGCTGGCACAAGGCAGATGATGCCCTACTACTCGAGACCCATCGGAACTTCATGGGAAGAGGTTGCCTTTGGATTCAACAAGGGAGTTGTCACCGACCTCCTTAAGAACCAACTTGGCTTTGAAGGTATCGTCGTTACAGACTGGGGCATCGTCACTGACCGAGCTTGGGGTCTGGAGGACAAGACCGAGCTCGAGCGTGCCCGCCGTGTCATTGAAGCCGGCTGTGATATCTTTGGTGGCGAGACGAAGCCTGAGCTGGTCAttgagctcgtcaagaagggCTTGGTGACTGAGGCTCGCATCGACGAGTCGGTCCGCAAGCTGATGAAGGAAAAGTTTGAGTTGGGACTCTTCGACAACCCCTTCGTGGATGCCGACAATGCTGCGCGTGTGGCTGGCAACCCTTACTTCAGCCGTCTGGGCAACGAGACGCAGCGTCGGGCCTTCACTCTGCTCACTAACCAGAATGACATCCTGCCTCTACCTCTGTCGGCGCTCGAGGCCAAGTTCTACATCGAAGGCATTGAACCCGAGGCTCTGGAGTCGCGAAACCTCAAGGTGGTGGACAAGCCAGAGGATGCAGACTACGCGTTCCTCCGTCTCGTGTCTCCTTACAAGCCTACCACTGGCACTGGCCTAGCTGCGATGATCAACAATGGTACTCTCGAGTTCAACTCTACCGAAAAGGCGCGTCAGGCCAAGATCTACGAGACTGTCCCAACTGTCGTGGACATCAGACTCAACCGACCAGCCGCGGTGCCTGAGATTGcagagaaggcggcggcgctGTTTGGCAACTACGGCAGCAGCCACGATGCGTTCCTGGATGTCGTGTTTGGCGTTGACGGTTGGGCTCCTGAAGGACAATTGCCATTTGACCTTCCGCGATCCGATGCTGCGGCCGAAGCGGCATTTGAGGATGTGCCGTTTGATACGCTGAACCCAGTGTTTAGATTTGGACATGGATTGCGGTATAAGGAGGAGTGCAAAGCAGCTGGAGCGTGA
- a CDS encoding GTP:AMP phosphotransferase, mitochondrial has protein sequence MRLNKAARVILFGAPGVGKGTQSERLLARFPQLNSVSTGDLLRRNVKERTPLGIKVETTMKSGGLVADDLILRLISNELYTRGWLASRGPVMTLASEATAIGQHSYDGAPPVDSFISNPSLFDQHVPPRVSEDPNASFILDGFPRTAAQAAPLDKLIPINLVVSLKTPVSVILERIAGRWVHEPSGRVYNTSFNAPRVPGIDDVTGEPLIQRADDSEEVYRARFKKFQETSEPVLNHYAQKGVLVEIEGMSSDEISPKLFHEFEKRFVD, from the exons ATGAGACTGAACAAGGCTGCTCGAGTTATCCTCTTTGGTGCACCTGGCGTTGGTAAAGGAACCCAGAGCGAGCGGTTGCTCGCGCGCTTCCCGCAACTCAACTCTGTCAGCACTGGCGACCTCCTCCGTCGAAATGTCAAGGAAAGGACACCTCTCG GCATCAAGGTCGAGACTACGATGAAGTCTGGCGGTCTTGTCGCCGACGATCTCATCTTGCGACTCATTTCCAACGAACTCTATACTCGCGGATGGCTGGCTAGTCGAGGACCCGTCATGACCCTCGCATCCGAGGCGACCGCAATCGGCCAACATTCGTACGATGGGGCCCCTCCCGTGGACTCATTCATCAGCAATCCCTCCCTCTTTGACCAACATGTCCCGCCACGAGTCTCCGAAGACCCTAACGCCTCCTTTATCCTCGACGGTTTCCCCCGAACAGCCGCCCAGGCTGCTCCTCTCGACAAGCTGATCCCCATCAACCTTGTCGTTTCCCTCAAGACACCTGTATCTGTTATCCTGGAGCGAATCGCTGGTCGCTGGGTTCACGAGCCATCGGGCCGAGTCTACAACACTTCCTTCAATGCGCCTCGCGTCCCCGGAATTGACGATGTTACTGGAGAGCCTCTCATCCAGCGCGCTGATGACTCGGAGGAAGTCTATCGCGCTCGCTTCAAGAAGTTCCAGGAGACGAGCGAGCCTGTTCTCAACCACTACGCCCAGAAGGGCGTTCTCGTCGAGATTGAGGGCATGAGCAGCGACGAGATCAGCCCCAAGCTGTTCCACGAGTTTGAGAAGCGCTTTGTCGACTAA
- a CDS encoding CS domain-containing protein has product MADKEPTPVEDAAARAKEAEEQAALPYKWTQVISELDITFTVPGNFKSRDLVIEIKKNSLQAGIKGQEPLIKGDLPHPIHVDDSTWTLSTNADGTKTVEIHLDKVNKMEWWAHVVTNAPKIDVTKIQPDSSKLSDLDGETRGMVEKMMFDQQQKERGLPTSDEQKRLDILKQFQEQHPEMDFSKAKIN; this is encoded by the exons ATGGCCGACAAAG AACCCACTCCTGTTGAAGACGCTGCCGCTCgtgccaaggaggccgaggagcaggctgCTCTGCCCTACAAGTGGACGCAGGTCATCTCTGAGCTCGACATCACCTTTACCGTCCCCGGGAACTTCAAGTCTAGAGATCTCGTGAttgagatcaagaagaacagcCTTCAGGCGGGCATCAAGGGCCAGGAACCCCTCATCAAG GGCGACCTCCCCCACCCCATCCACGTCGACGACTCGACCTGGACGCTGAGCACCAACGCCGACGGCACCAAGACGGTCGAGATccacctcgacaaggtcaacaagaTGGAGTGGTGGGCGCACGTCGTGACCAACGCGCCCAAGATCGACGTGACCAAGATCCAGCCCGACTCGTCCAAGCTGTCGGACCTCGACGGCGAGACGCGCGGCATggtcgagaagatgatgttTGACCAGCAGCAAAAGGAGCGCGGCCTGCCCACCTCGGACGAGCAAAAGAGGCTCGACATTCTGAAGCAGTTCCAGGAGCAGCATCCCGAGATGGACTTtagcaaggccaagattaACTGA
- a CDS encoding RNA polymerase II transcription factor B subunit 3, with the protein MSRTGAISVRHSDFSSNAPAPPDQDETCPVCKTTRYFNRDMEFRINPECYHRMCKTCVERIFKDGPNQCPYAGCHKTLRLRGFKTAFFADLGVEREVDIRRRVAAVFNKVEEDFETLEDYNEYLEMVECLTSDIVSGNEEAKRKAEAQLSEWEAKHKADIERNRRLARESDEARQRRLAAEAEEARQRRMEEHKAEMEEKANAKRFREEMLDSLQSAEDGRANEAMNKILLKKRGQTKRDGALGAAGGAGGLSIRGLRDKKGPAHHVADDKPYDPYGGVRLTTQRVDLAPEKLAAYSNEWVEITRTKTEFKAGGYSPDEYLSRALFEAFSGLGVFVGEEKPDRSVATAGAREAAATGDTGGKMDVDDPF; encoded by the coding sequence ATGTCCCGAACAGGCGCCATCTCGGTGCGTCACTCCGACTTTAGCAGCAATGCTCCTGCTCCGCCCGATCAAGACGAGACGTGCCCCGTGTGCAAGACGACGCGGTACTTCAACCGCGACATGGAGTTTCGCATCAACCCCGAGTGCTACCACCGCATGTGCAAGACGTGCGTCGAGCGCATCTTCAAGGATGGACCTAATCAGTGTCCGTACGCCGGCTGCCACAAGACGCTGCGTCTTAGGGGTTTCAAGACGGCCTTCTTTGCGGACCTGGGCGTCGAGCGCGAGGTCGACATTCGGAGACGTGTCGCGGCTGTTTTCaacaaggttgaggaggactTTGAGACGCTGGAGGATTATAATGAGTATCTTGAGATGGTCGAATGCTTGACGAGCGATATCGTCAGCGGTAATGAGGAAGCGAAGCGCAAGGCAGAGGCTCAGCTGTCGGAGTGGGAAGCGAAGCACAAGGCCGACATTGAGCGCAACCGACGTCTCGCTCGAGAATCAGACGAAGCGCGTCAACGTCGCTTGGCAGCTGAAGCAGAGGAAGCACGACAGCGTCGTATGGAGGAGCacaaggccgagatggaagagaaagCCAACGCGAAGCGCTTCCGCGAAGAGATGCTCGACTCCCTCCAGAGCGCCGAAGACGGTCGCGCAAACGAGGCAATGAACAAGATCCTGCTCAAGAAGCGAGGCCAAACCAAGCGCGATGGTGCTTTGGGTGCAGCTGGCGGTGCAGGAGGACTCTCGATCCGCGGTCTGCGGGACAAAAAGGGCCCAGCACATCAcgtcgccgacgacaagccATATGATCCCTATGGAGGAGTGCGACTCACGACGCAACGCGTCGACCTCGCGCCCGAGAAGTTGGCGGCGTACTCGAACGAGTGGGTCGAGATTACAAGGAcaaagaccgagttcaaGGCTGGAGGGTACAGTCCCGACGAGTACCTCTCCCGAGCACTCTTCGAGGCCTTTTCTGGCTTGGGTGTGTTTGTcggcgaggagaagccagaCAGGAGTGTTGCTACAGCTGGAGCAAGGGAAGCGGCTGCTACAGGGGATACTGGAGGCAAGATGGATGTCGACGATCCTTTCTAG
- a CDS encoding ENTH domain-containing protein, producing the protein MSSSFEKSVKGATKIKNAPPKTKYIEHILVATHSGEAGVGEVFRALTYRLRDSTWTVVFKSLITVHLMIREGSPDVTLAFLSTHRNVLATSSFTDAQTQGRNIRHYAYYLSERARAYRDTKTDWVRAPESRLEKLSVEKGLLRETEVVQHQLEALLKCDVMENEPENEITITVFRLLVLDLLALFQVLNQGLISILGHFFEMSKVDAERAMAVYRKFTKQTDYVVQYLSVARQYEHHTRVEVPKLKHAPVNLGRQLEEYLNDPDFEVHRRQYLAEQDVKKHGGGSSSSKGAGLSKKKSLDFPEPSSNNPFPKVIKASSTGGKPSESKPQANKGPDPDLIDFFDSIEQNQTPLGLTTNQAQPFQQQPTGLQFQQNGFGSQPTGFTANNSPFQQPQPTGALVQQPQILQPSFTGAGFGGFTSQPGFQPSSLAPIPQDSVANFPTAAAPAVQQPVQNGGLQPVQNGGLQPMVTGQQSTNPFRQSMLLAQQTGVQANQMPSSVSTPALNRQSTNPFARSPGQNTSPFAQASNSPFQQPTQQQPQQQAAALQPTPTGTNPFARHSMLPAQTQEQQRPQTAGAALVAQPTGSTNPFRHGAFVNHATGTGWQHNQAPIGGGLDQLETVPVFPRPAQQTPWQQ; encoded by the exons ATGTCTAGCTCTTTCGAAAAGTCCGTCAAGGGCGCAACCAAGATCAAG AATGCCCCTCCAAAGACAAAGTATATCGAGCACATCCTCGTCGCTACCCATTCCGGCGAAGCTGGCGTCGGCGAAGTCTTTCGCGCCCTCACATACCGCCTCCGCGATTCCACATGGACCGTCGTCTTCAAGAGTCTGATTACTGTGCATCTCATGATCCGGGAGGGTTCACCAGACGTCACACTCGCCTTTCTCTCAACGCACCGCAACGTGTTGGCAACAAGCAGCTTCACAGATG CCCAAACCCAAGGACGCAACATTCGACACTATGCCTATTATTTGTCCGAGCGAGCGCGCGCATATCGAGATACCAAGACGGATTGGGTCCGCGCCCCCGAGTCAAGACTGGAGAAGCTTTCAGTCGAAAAAGGTCTATTACGAGAGACGGAAGTGGTGCAACACCAGCTCGAGGCCTTGTTGAAGTGCGAT GTCATGGAAAACGAGCCCGAAAACGAAATCACTATAACCGTCTTCCGATTGCTtgtcttggacttgttggCGCTGTTCCAGGTTCTTAATCAAGGGTTGATTAGCATTCTCG GCCACTTTTTCGAAATGTCAAAGGTCGATGCCGAGCGTGCCATGGCGGTTTATCGCAAGTTTACCAAGCAGACAGACTACGTGGTCCAGTACCTCAGCGTTGCCCGGCAGTACGAGCACCACACACGAGTCGAGGTTCCAAAGCTCAAGCACGCCCCTGTCAACCTGGGACGCCAGCTTGAGGAGTACCTGAATGATCCAGACTTTGAGGTCCACCGGAGGCAGTATCTCGCTGAGCAGGATGTCAAGAAGCACGGGGGTGGGAGCTCGAGCTCTAAGGGGGCGGGTCTCAGTAAGAAGAAGAGCCTCGACTTCCCCGAGCCATCGTCGAACAACCCCTTtcccaaggtcatcaaggctTCTTCGACTGGTGGCAAGCCTTCCGAGTCGAAACCTCAAGCCAACAAGGGCCCTGATCCTGATTTGATCGACTTCTTCGACTCAATCGAGCAGAACCAGACGCCGTTGGGTTTAACCACCAACCAAGCACAGCCCTTCCAACAGCAACCGACAGGCCTACAGTTCCAGCAGAATGGCTTTGGTAGTCAACCTACAGGCTTTACAGCCAACAACAGCCCCTTCCAGCAGCCACAGCCTACAGGCGCGCTTGTGCAGCAACCTCAAATCCTGCAACCCAGCTTTACCGGCGCCGGCTTCGGAGGGTTCACTTCACAACCTGGATTCCAGCCGAGCTCTCTTGCACCAATTCCCCAGGACTCTGTGGCCAACTTCcctactgctgctgctccagCCGTTCAACAGCCAGTGCAAAACGGAGGACTCCAGCCAGTGCAGAATGGAGGACTTCAACCAATGGTAACAGGGCAACAGAGCACCAATCCCTTCAGGCAGTCTATGCTCCTGGCTCAACAAACAGGTGTTCAGGCGAACCAGATGCCTTCTTCCGTTTCAACACCTGCACTGAACCGGCAATCAACAAACCCGTTCGCTCGATCACCAGGACAGAACACGTCGCCATTTGCCCAAGCCTCCAATTCACCTTTCCAACAACCTACTCAACAACAGCCACAACAACAAGCTGCTGCTTTACAGCCAACGCCAACTGGTACGAACCCCTTTGCTCGGCACTCGATGCTGCCAGCGCAAACCCAAGAACAGCAGCGACCTCAAACGGCGGGAGCGGCTCTTGTTGCTCAACCTACTGGCAGCACAAATCCGTTCCGTCATGGCGCCTTTGTAAACCACGCTACAGGCACGGGATGGCAACACAATCAAGCACCGATCGGAGGTGGCCTCGATCAACTCGAAACAGTGCCCGTGTTCCCCCGACCTGCGCAGCAGACCCCCTGGCAGCAATAA